AACGCTCGCCTGAACTTAATTGCTCCACGGCCGTTCCATCCAAGAAATACTTCCCTCCGGTGGGCACGTCGAGAAGGCCGATGATCGATAGCAACGTCGATTTTCCGCAGCCCGACGGTCCTTGGATTGCAACGTATTCGCCGCGGCCGATCTGCAACGTGACGCCGCGTAACGCCCGGGTCTCGACTTCGTCGGTAAGAAAGCTCTTCCCGAGGTCTTGAAGTTCAACAAGCGCCATAGTTCATCTCCTTTAGTTCAGCGTGACTTCGGGCTGGTTGAGGTAGCCGGACATGTCCGAGACGATCACCACGTCACCCGGCTCGAGGCCGGAGAGCACTTGCACGCGGTTACTCGATCCCTGTCCCAGGCGCAAGCGAATGCGCACGGCTCTCTTGCCGTTGTCGATCTCCTTGAACAAATCGATTGTGCTGTTGTCGGAAGCGCCGGCCGGGCGCACGATCGAGAGCGCATTCCGCACCGACGCGATCTCGATCGCGCCGTCGACGTTGGCATCGGGGCGCGAGCCCGGCGGCGGTGGACGACGGAAGGTCACGTCAACGGCGACCGTTCCGTTCTGCGCGGCTGGCGCGATGCGCATAACCTGGCCCATGATGATGCCGTTACCGGTGTCGATTCGAACCGGCATGCCGATCGTAACAGGATGCACGTCGCTCTCGGCGACCTGCAGAATTGCTTTGAGATCGTGCATGGCGGCCACGCGTGCGATTTCAGTGTTCTGTGCGATGCTCGCACCTGGATCGACATCGACCGATTGCACGATGCCACTTGAGGCGGCACGCACGGTGAGCGACGCGACCTGCGCACCTTCGGCGGCAAGCACCGCCGCCGTCTGCTCCACCTGTGCCTGCGCTGCCGCGACCTTCGCTTGCGCATCGGCCGCGCTTACCCCGATCTGTATGCGACTGTCGCGGAGATCGTTGCTGCTCTTCGCGGCTTCAATCGCCGCCTTCTGGTAATCGACTGTACTGATCAAGCCCTGGCGGTGGAGCGATGCAAACGATTCGGCCTGCAAATGATCCTGCTGCATCTGCGCCTGCGTGTCGGCGAATGCCGTTTGCGCAGTCAAAACGGCCGCGCGAGCTTGCTGTTTGGCG
This genomic window from Candidatus Baltobacteraceae bacterium contains:
- a CDS encoding HlyD family efflux transporter periplasmic adaptor subunit, with the protein product MDVARERRRAIPKSLYALAAIALLVGLTLWAVNSLSKAGSAGTAVDKSTLVTDVVRRGTFVRSVTAQGVFAPERVRVVSAAQSGVVEQVLLKAGTFVESGSVIARMENPQIEAAVTQEQAALQVAQANLASAKQQARAAVLTAQTAFADTQAQMQQDHLQAESFASLHRQGLISTVDYQKAAIEAAKSSNDLRDSRIQIGVSAADAQAKVAAAQAQVEQTAAVLAAEGAQVASLTVRAASSGIVQSVDVDPGASIAQNTEIARVAAMHDLKAILQVAESDVHPVTIGMPVRIDTGNGIIMGQVMRIAPAAQNGTVAVDVTFRRPPPPGSRPDANVDGAIEIASVRNALSIVRPAGASDNSTIDLFKEIDNGKRAVRIRLRLGQGSSNRVQVLSGLEPGDVVIVSDMSGYLNQPEVTLN